Proteins co-encoded in one Flavobacterium fluviale genomic window:
- a CDS encoding glycosyltransferase: MSNLKKTKINNDLKISHLQHEAQYYDMIVFCHLRWQFVYQRPQHIISRMAETMKILLIEEPLYEASLSHTGNLIIVNEMLHVLQPNVKDIEAIAGIIPVYVKNKNVAAGWFYSASFCPLLESFDFDTIVYDCMDELSLFKGAPVHLIDQEKYLMATADIIFTGGKSLYESKKQFHSKVYCFPSSVDEQHFAKALNGITVAADISNLPSPIVGYYGVIDERIDLELLHETAQKLPNVSFVMIGPLAKIEEADLPKEANIHYLGMKSYNELPHYLKAFDIAMMPFALNDATKYISPTKTLEYMAAGKPIISTKIIDVVRDYSICVSLIETADEFCDAIQFLMDKTDRFSMELEYFKILKKTSWDNTVEKMKLIIKTFAK; the protein is encoded by the coding sequence ATGAGCAATTTAAAAAAAACAAAAATAAATAATGATTTAAAAATAAGTCATTTACAGCACGAAGCCCAATATTATGACATGATTGTATTTTGTCATTTAAGATGGCAGTTTGTATATCAGCGTCCGCAGCATATTATCAGCCGTATGGCCGAAACTATGAAGATCTTACTTATCGAAGAACCTCTTTATGAAGCCTCTCTTAGTCACACGGGAAATTTAATTATTGTGAATGAGATGCTGCATGTTTTACAGCCAAATGTAAAGGATATTGAGGCAATTGCAGGTATTATCCCAGTTTATGTAAAAAATAAAAATGTCGCTGCTGGATGGTTTTACTCAGCCTCTTTTTGTCCCTTGTTAGAATCTTTTGATTTTGATACTATCGTTTATGATTGTATGGATGAACTTTCTTTATTCAAAGGAGCGCCCGTCCATTTAATTGATCAGGAAAAGTATTTAATGGCCACTGCCGATATTATCTTCACTGGCGGTAAATCATTGTACGAATCAAAAAAACAATTTCACAGTAAAGTTTATTGCTTTCCAAGTTCTGTCGATGAACAGCATTTTGCGAAAGCCCTAAACGGAATTACTGTAGCTGCTGATATTTCGAATCTGCCTTCGCCAATTGTTGGCTATTATGGTGTAATTGATGAAAGAATCGATTTAGAATTACTTCATGAAACAGCTCAAAAACTGCCCAATGTTTCTTTTGTAATGATTGGACCTTTGGCTAAAATCGAAGAAGCAGATCTTCCTAAAGAAGCCAACATTCATTATTTAGGAATGAAATCTTATAATGAATTACCTCATTACCTTAAAGCATTTGATATTGCCATGATGCCATTTGCGCTAAACGATGCCACAAAATACATCAGTCCTACTAAAACTTTAGAATATATGGCTGCTGGAAAACCGATCATTTCTACTAAAATTATAGATGTCGTACGCGATTACAGCATCTGCGTAAGCTTAATAGAAACTGCAGATGAGTTTTGCGATGCTATTCAGTTTTTAATGGATAAAACTGATCGTTTTTCGATGGAATTAGAATATTTCAAAATCCTGAAAAAAACATCTTGGGATAATACCGTTGAAAAAATGAAACTAATCATTAAAACTTTTGCAAAATGA
- the glf gene encoding UDP-galactopyranose mutase — translation MKNIDILIIGAGISGAVLAERYASIGKKVLIIEKRNHIAGNCYDYIDQNQILVSKYGAHLFHTNEEAVWEYVNRFSDWYLWEHKVIARVDDKTVPIPVNITTVNELFDINISTEEEMQIWLEENRTPIEKPANGEEAVLNRVGSVLYEKMFKHYTKKQWDKYPAELDASVLERIPVRNNYDDRYFSDIHQALPKGGYTQLFENILSHPNIKVVLETDYFDVKDDYKNYEKLFYTGPVDRFFEFKHSLLEKLEYRSINFVSETIDAEFYQENSVVNYPGTEVDFTRIIEYKHFGNQISEKTTVVKEFTVDEGEPYYPVPNPRNQEIYARYKTEADKLIDVHFVGRLANYKYFNMDQAFKNALDLFDKLEKNNQPLYKTAV, via the coding sequence ATGAAAAACATCGACATTTTAATTATAGGCGCAGGAATTTCGGGAGCAGTATTGGCGGAACGTTATGCCTCAATCGGAAAAAAAGTTCTCATTATAGAAAAACGAAATCATATTGCGGGGAACTGCTACGATTATATTGATCAAAATCAAATATTGGTTTCTAAATACGGAGCGCATTTATTTCATACTAATGAAGAAGCAGTTTGGGAATATGTCAATCGGTTTTCGGACTGGTACTTATGGGAACACAAAGTCATCGCAAGAGTGGATGATAAAACAGTACCAATTCCAGTAAATATTACAACGGTAAACGAATTGTTCGACATCAATATTTCCACCGAAGAAGAAATGCAAATCTGGCTGGAAGAAAACCGCACACCTATTGAAAAACCAGCAAATGGCGAAGAAGCAGTTTTAAATCGCGTAGGTTCTGTTTTGTACGAAAAAATGTTTAAGCATTATACCAAAAAACAATGGGATAAATATCCTGCAGAACTCGATGCCTCCGTTTTAGAACGAATTCCAGTTCGAAATAATTACGATGACCGTTACTTTTCAGACATTCATCAGGCCTTACCAAAAGGAGGTTACACTCAATTATTTGAAAATATACTAAGTCATCCAAACATCAAAGTAGTTTTAGAAACCGATTATTTTGATGTAAAAGATGATTATAAAAATTACGAAAAACTCTTTTATACAGGACCCGTTGATCGTTTCTTTGAATTCAAACATAGTCTGCTGGAAAAGCTCGAATACCGCTCTATTAATTTTGTAAGCGAAACAATCGATGCCGAATTTTATCAGGAAAACTCAGTTGTAAATTATCCCGGAACCGAAGTTGATTTTACGCGAATAATCGAATACAAACACTTTGGAAACCAGATTTCAGAAAAAACTACAGTTGTCAAGGAATTTACGGTTGATGAAGGAGAACCTTATTACCCCGTTCCTAATCCGCGAAATCAGGAAATTTATGCCCGCTATAAAACAGAAGCAGATAAGCTGATAGACGTACATTTTGTTGGAAGACTTGCCAACTATAAATATTTCAATATGGATCAAGCCTTTAAAAATGCATTAGATCTTTTTGACAAACTTGAAAAAAACAATCAACCTCTTTATAAAACAGCTGTATAA
- a CDS encoding glycoside hydrolase family protein, which translates to MDIFNTFFMGGFECADHINRSGKRVNLLKETQHDSRCYEDYEALAALGIKTVREGICWSSVDTNSGFYNFSNVLTRIRAAEKHGIQQIWDLIHFGYPDDLSPTHPLFCSRFEQLCHSFAVFYKENSKQKLFVVPINEISFLAWHSGDVRGTVPFAVNSGWDIKYHLCKAAIAGIKVLKKADPECTIILVEPLVKIHATTIHENVQELNEPQFQAMDIIAGRICPELGGSEDFLEILGFNYYWNCQWSGNGESFEWPDYQQLRVPFSELLQTAYNRYKKPIILTETGHFGDRRAEWLEEITVQCALARRNGVDLRGICIYPVTDRPDWDDLTSYSQCGIFDLDENCNRIPNQHYINALIKSQNSFKEKKYRIHHLMEFFR; encoded by the coding sequence ATGGATATTTTCAATACATTTTTTATGGGAGGTTTTGAATGTGCCGACCATATTAACCGCTCTGGTAAAAGAGTAAATCTTTTAAAAGAAACCCAGCATGACAGCCGCTGTTATGAAGATTATGAAGCATTAGCGGCACTTGGCATAAAAACAGTTCGGGAAGGAATCTGCTGGAGTTCTGTAGATACAAATTCTGGATTTTACAATTTTTCTAATGTTCTCACTCGAATCAGGGCAGCAGAAAAACATGGAATACAACAGATTTGGGATTTGATTCATTTTGGCTATCCGGATGATTTATCTCCCACTCACCCACTTTTTTGTTCCCGCTTTGAACAGCTTTGCCATTCTTTTGCGGTTTTTTATAAAGAAAACTCAAAACAGAAATTATTTGTTGTTCCGATAAATGAAATCAGTTTTTTGGCATGGCATTCTGGAGACGTTAGAGGAACTGTTCCATTTGCAGTAAATAGCGGCTGGGATATCAAATATCATTTATGCAAAGCGGCAATTGCGGGCATCAAAGTTCTGAAGAAAGCTGATCCTGAATGCACTATTATTCTGGTAGAACCTCTGGTAAAAATTCATGCCACAACAATTCATGAGAATGTTCAGGAACTAAATGAACCACAGTTTCAAGCTATGGATATTATTGCAGGAAGAATATGTCCTGAACTTGGAGGATCTGAGGATTTTCTTGAAATTCTGGGCTTTAATTACTACTGGAACTGTCAATGGAGTGGAAACGGAGAATCTTTTGAATGGCCAGACTATCAGCAGTTAAGAGTTCCTTTTTCGGAGCTGCTTCAAACTGCATACAATCGTTACAAAAAACCTATAATACTTACTGAAACAGGCCACTTTGGAGATCGACGTGCAGAATGGCTGGAAGAAATTACAGTACAATGCGCACTCGCCAGAAGAAACGGAGTCGATTTACGCGGAATTTGTATTTACCCTGTAACTGACCGTCCTGACTGGGATGATTTGACCAGTTATTCTCAGTGCGGCATTTTTGATTTGGATGAAAACTGTAACCGAATCCCTAATCAACATTATATAAATGCTTTGATTAAATCACAAAACAGTTTTAAAGAAAAGAAATATAGAATTCACCACTTAATGGAATTCTTTAGATAA
- a CDS encoding DNA-3-methyladenine glycosylase — translation MKNTNNAKPQKLTFSYYQNHDVLFLAKDLLGKVLFTQIDGKRSAGIIVETEAYMGAIDKASHAYGGRRTNRTETLYSHGGISYVYLCYGIHYLFNIVTASEGEPHAVLIRAVEPYDGLDIIESRRGLSAGNSRISSGPGSAAKALGIDNTFNKKDLEGDEIWVEDHGISYPNEQIASVPRVGVYYAGDHALLPWRFFVKNNKYVSKPNKI, via the coding sequence ATGAAAAATACAAATAATGCCAAGCCTCAAAAATTGACGTTCTCCTATTATCAAAATCACGATGTACTATTTTTAGCTAAAGATCTTCTAGGAAAAGTTTTATTTACACAAATTGATGGAAAACGTAGTGCCGGCATTATTGTAGAAACCGAGGCATATATGGGCGCGATCGACAAGGCATCGCACGCATATGGAGGAAGAAGAACTAATAGAACAGAAACTCTTTACAGTCACGGCGGTATTTCTTATGTGTATTTGTGTTACGGTATTCATTACTTATTTAATATTGTAACGGCTTCAGAAGGCGAGCCTCACGCGGTTTTAATTCGTGCAGTTGAACCTTATGATGGATTAGATATAATAGAAAGCAGGCGCGGTTTAAGCGCTGGCAACTCCCGTATATCATCTGGACCTGGTTCTGCAGCAAAAGCGCTTGGAATTGACAATACTTTTAACAAAAAAGATTTGGAAGGAGACGAAATCTGGGTCGAAGATCATGGAATAAGCTACCCTAATGAACAAATTGCAAGTGTGCCGCGCGTGGGAGTTTATTATGCTGGAGATCATGCCCTTTTACCTTGGCGCTTTTTTGTAAAGAACAATAAATATGTTAGTAAACCTAACAAAATATAA
- a CDS encoding T9SS sorting signal type C domain-containing protein, whose translation MKKLFLTSVLLFPIHSVLFSNPIPAHFAANSGVSTYQAVEATTLPKTTNAYQVESHRVWINLTNSNGVFKQILIAYITGATNGWDINYDAVTMDANKLADFYSINAGKKLVIQGRALPFDPSDVVPLGYRSSFDGNMTIAIDHADGMLVTQNIYLHDKETGTIHNLKDGGYTFSTLSGVFKDRFSITYGGDKKLGVDDFNNVQHKITVASKDKIISLKSDQTALKEVSVFDITGRLLYNNPKIGTSELEISSIQSGPQILLVKTTLDDGHMMTKKVLF comes from the coding sequence ATGAAAAAACTTTTCTTAACATCTGTCCTGCTTTTTCCTATTCACTCGGTTCTTTTTTCTAATCCAATTCCTGCTCACTTCGCTGCTAATTCGGGAGTCAGTACTTATCAAGCTGTTGAAGCGACCACTCTTCCCAAGACTACAAATGCATATCAAGTGGAAAGTCACAGGGTGTGGATCAATCTAACAAATTCAAACGGTGTTTTTAAACAAATTTTAATTGCCTATATAACAGGGGCTACCAACGGATGGGATATAAATTATGATGCTGTCACAATGGATGCCAATAAGCTTGCAGATTTTTACAGTATAAATGCAGGTAAAAAACTGGTAATTCAGGGACGTGCACTGCCATTTGACCCATCAGATGTAGTTCCTCTTGGTTACAGATCAAGCTTCGATGGAAATATGACTATAGCTATTGATCACGCAGATGGTATGTTAGTGACCCAAAATATTTATTTACATGATAAAGAAACGGGAACTATTCACAATTTAAAAGACGGTGGATATACTTTTTCAACTTTATCAGGGGTTTTTAAAGATCGTTTCTCGATCACTTATGGAGGAGATAAAAAATTAGGTGTTGATGATTTTAATAATGTTCAACATAAAATCACTGTTGCATCAAAGGATAAAATCATCAGTTTAAAATCTGACCAGACAGCTTTAAAAGAGGTTTCTGTTTTCGACATTACAGGAAGACTGCTGTACAACAATCCAAAAATCGGAACATCTGAATTAGAGATTTCAAGTATTCAGTCAGGGCCTCAAATTTTATTAGTTAAAACAACATTAGATGATGGCCACATGATGACCAAGAAGGTACTTTTCTAG
- a CDS encoding alpha/beta fold hydrolase, with the protein MRKKLLAVLLFISFNQVSFSQTNYDTLTVGKIKQVISYNGKTSSPLLLFLHGGPGSSRMNQADKFTNKLRDHFLVVQWDQRASGRTQALNKSVDPITLELMENDTYELVKLLLKKFHKNKIYLAGESWGTVLGFKMAAKHPELLHAYMAFSPVIDQSKSEQLLLEKLKTDAREKGNVTAEKELNTIKIPFENSQQLYYSRKWMFSYDGQPFADKDTTAIKQYLKSWSDVWLPTWNKAIKQNLFTELPSFNCPVYFFIGQKDLQTNFSIAEKYFKELKAPRKKIFLFKDAGHSVLTEKSEEVQKIIIDEILKTS; encoded by the coding sequence ATGAGAAAAAAACTTTTAGCAGTTCTACTTTTTATCTCATTTAATCAAGTATCGTTTTCTCAGACTAATTATGATACTTTAACAGTAGGCAAAATAAAGCAGGTTATATCTTACAACGGAAAAACCTCATCTCCTTTACTCCTTTTTTTACACGGTGGTCCAGGAAGTTCACGAATGAATCAGGCTGACAAATTTACCAATAAATTAAGGGATCATTTTTTAGTTGTTCAATGGGACCAGCGAGCAAGCGGCAGAACGCAAGCGCTGAATAAATCCGTAGATCCTATTACGTTAGAATTAATGGAAAATGACACTTATGAACTCGTAAAACTTCTTTTAAAAAAATTTCATAAAAATAAAATATACCTTGCTGGAGAATCTTGGGGAACTGTTCTTGGATTTAAAATGGCTGCAAAACATCCCGAATTACTACATGCCTATATGGCATTTAGTCCCGTTATTGACCAATCAAAAAGTGAACAGCTGCTGTTAGAAAAACTCAAAACTGATGCGAGAGAAAAAGGCAATGTTACTGCTGAAAAAGAGTTAAATACAATCAAAATTCCATTTGAAAATTCCCAGCAATTGTATTATTCGAGAAAATGGATGTTTAGTTACGACGGACAGCCCTTTGCCGATAAAGACACTACTGCAATTAAGCAGTATCTTAAATCATGGTCAGATGTCTGGCTGCCAACGTGGAATAAGGCCATTAAGCAAAACCTGTTTACAGAGCTGCCATCTTTTAATTGTCCCGTATATTTCTTTATTGGTCAAAAAGATCTACAAACTAACTTTAGTATTGCTGAAAAATATTTCAAAGAATTAAAAGCACCACGAAAAAAAATATTTCTGTTTAAAGATGCGGGACATTCCGTTTTAACTGAAAAATCAGAAGAAGTTCAAAAAATAATTATTGACGAAATCTTAAAAACCAGCTAG
- a CDS encoding rod shape-determining protein: MGLFDFMIVEIAMDLGTANTLIIFDGKIVVDSPSIVARDIKNGKIIAAGKEASLMQGKTHENIKTIRPLKDGVIADFDASEKMISWFINNIPDIKKNLFKPALRMVVCIPSGITEVEMRAVKESCERVNGKEVFLIHEPMAAAIGMGLDVMQPKGNIIVDIGGGTTEIAVIALGGIICDKSIKIAGDVFTGDILYYMRTHHNLYIGEATAEQIKIQVGAAIEVLEDAPQDMMVRGRDLLTGKPKEVQITSREIARALDKSVLRIEDAIMVTLSVTPPELAADIYNTGLYLAGGGAMLRGLDKRISQKTDLPVYVAEDPLRAVVRGTGTVLKNIAKYKSVLVK, translated from the coding sequence ATGGGATTATTTGATTTTATGATAGTTGAAATTGCTATGGATTTGGGAACAGCAAACACTTTAATAATTTTTGATGGAAAAATTGTGGTGGATAGTCCTTCAATCGTGGCTAGGGATATTAAAAACGGAAAAATTATAGCGGCTGGTAAAGAGGCCAGTTTAATGCAGGGCAAGACACACGAGAACATTAAAACTATCAGACCGCTTAAAGATGGCGTTATTGCCGATTTTGATGCTTCGGAAAAAATGATCAGCTGGTTTATAAATAATATACCTGATATAAAGAAAAACCTTTTTAAGCCTGCATTGCGAATGGTTGTTTGTATTCCGAGCGGTATTACTGAAGTCGAAATGAGAGCTGTAAAAGAATCGTGTGAAAGAGTAAATGGAAAAGAAGTATTCTTAATTCATGAGCCAATGGCGGCGGCTATTGGAATGGGGCTGGATGTAATGCAGCCAAAAGGAAATATAATTGTTGACATAGGAGGAGGTACTACAGAAATTGCTGTAATTGCTCTTGGAGGAATCATTTGTGACAAATCCATAAAAATTGCAGGAGATGTTTTTACTGGAGATATCTTATATTATATGAGAACGCATCATAATTTATATATCGGTGAAGCAACTGCGGAACAGATCAAAATTCAGGTTGGTGCCGCAATAGAAGTACTGGAAGACGCCCCACAAGACATGATGGTTCGAGGAAGGGATCTGCTTACCGGCAAACCCAAAGAGGTACAGATTACCTCTAGGGAAATTGCAAGGGCTTTAGATAAATCGGTGCTTCGTATAGAAGATGCGATTATGGTAACGCTCTCGGTAACGCCACCGGAACTGGCCGCAGATATTTATAATACTGGATTGTATCTCGCAGGAGGAGGAGCGATGCTTCGCGGCCTTGATAAAAGAATTTCCCAGAAAACAGATTTACCCGTGTATGTTGCAGAAGATCCTTTACGAGCGGTGGTAAGAGGTACTGGTACTGTTTTAAAGAATATAGCTAAATATAAAAGTGTTTTGGTGAAATAG
- a CDS encoding NADP-dependent oxidoreductase, which produces MKAFVINKYSKKQSLQSVELSLPDIKDNDILVEIHAAGVNVLDSKIKTGEFKLILPYKLPLILGHDAAGVVVRTGKNVKKFKTGDQVYARVSDHRIGTFAQFISVDEKDAAFKPKNLSMEEAASIPLVGLTAWQVLVERGAVKSGQKVFIQAGSGGVGTFALQLAKYLGAEVATTAGALSTELLKKLGADIVIDYKNSDFEKMLSNYDVVLNSQDQKTLEKSMRILKSGGKLISISGPPTPVFAEEIKASWFVKIVLSLLSFSIRKKAKNKNIYYSFLFMRSDGEQLSEITKLIELGIIKPVVDKVFSFENTNEALSYVETGRAKGKVVIKIK; this is translated from the coding sequence ATGAAAGCATTTGTAATAAATAAATACAGTAAAAAGCAAAGTCTGCAAAGTGTAGAACTTTCTTTACCAGACATAAAAGATAATGATATACTGGTTGAAATCCATGCAGCAGGGGTTAATGTTTTAGACTCGAAAATAAAAACAGGAGAATTTAAACTCATTTTGCCCTATAAACTACCGCTTATCTTAGGTCATGATGCAGCCGGGGTGGTAGTAAGAACAGGCAAGAATGTGAAGAAGTTTAAAACTGGAGACCAAGTTTATGCTAGAGTATCAGATCATCGAATAGGTACGTTTGCCCAGTTTATTTCCGTTGACGAAAAAGATGCTGCTTTTAAACCTAAAAATCTTTCTATGGAAGAAGCTGCATCTATTCCTCTAGTAGGGCTCACGGCCTGGCAGGTTTTGGTTGAAAGAGGTGCAGTAAAATCAGGGCAAAAAGTATTTATACAGGCGGGTTCTGGAGGCGTTGGAACTTTTGCTCTTCAGCTGGCCAAATATTTAGGTGCAGAAGTCGCTACTACTGCAGGTGCTCTAAGTACAGAACTACTAAAAAAACTTGGGGCCGATATCGTTATTGATTATAAAAACAGCGATTTCGAAAAGATGCTGAGTAATTATGATGTTGTATTGAATAGTCAAGATCAGAAAACACTCGAAAAATCGATGCGAATATTAAAATCAGGGGGTAAACTAATTTCTATTTCGGGACCGCCAACACCTGTTTTTGCTGAGGAAATCAAAGCTTCTTGGTTTGTAAAAATCGTATTATCATTACTAAGTTTTAGTATTCGTAAAAAAGCAAAGAATAAAAATATATACTATTCTTTTTTGTTTATGAGATCTGATGGGGAACAATTGAGTGAAATTACAAAGCTTATTGAGCTAGGTATAATCAAGCCCGTTGTCGATAAAGTTTTTTCTTTCGAAAATACAAATGAGGCGTTGTCTTATGTAGAAACTGGCAGAGCAAAAGGAAAAGTGGTTATTAAGATAAAATAA
- a CDS encoding SDR family oxidoreductase, with amino-acid sequence MNIKGKAVLITGGASGIGLESAKKFLEEGAKVIVTGRNQPKLDEAKRLFPSLIVIKSDVENQDDAQSLIDQVTALGGIDILYNNAGVGSPALNLGIANEQILKNAVYEMNINYFGVIRLNNIFMNMLKSRKEAAIINTTSILSMVPALEEPTYSATKTALSFYTRILRKNLEILNTNVKVFELIPPVVATEMTAKRNDKKITPKHLVNALVTGIKKDQFTIRVGDSKLLYIVSRFFPKLAFNLVNPKKIYTNLIR; translated from the coding sequence ATGAATATAAAAGGTAAAGCTGTATTAATTACTGGAGGAGCTTCTGGTATTGGTTTAGAATCTGCAAAAAAGTTTTTGGAAGAAGGGGCAAAGGTTATCGTTACAGGCAGGAATCAACCAAAATTAGATGAGGCCAAAAGACTGTTTCCTTCACTAATAGTTATTAAAAGTGATGTTGAAAATCAGGATGACGCGCAATCTCTTATTGATCAAGTAACTGCCTTGGGGGGCATAGATATCTTGTATAATAATGCAGGGGTTGGAAGTCCGGCACTTAATCTTGGAATTGCAAATGAACAGATTTTAAAGAACGCGGTGTATGAAATGAATATCAATTATTTTGGTGTTATAAGACTTAATAACATCTTTATGAATATGCTTAAATCAAGAAAAGAGGCTGCCATTATAAATACAACTTCAATTTTGAGTATGGTGCCTGCCTTAGAAGAACCTACTTATTCGGCAACTAAAACCGCTTTAAGTTTTTACACCCGCATACTGAGAAAAAATTTGGAAATACTTAATACTAATGTGAAAGTTTTTGAACTGATTCCGCCAGTTGTAGCTACAGAAATGACAGCCAAAAGAAACGACAAAAAAATAACTCCAAAACATTTAGTAAATGCGCTTGTTACTGGAATAAAAAAAGATCAATTTACTATTCGTGTTGGTGATTCTAAATTATTATATATTGTGAGCAGGTTTTTCCCTAAGCTGGCTTTCAATCTGGTAAATCCTAAAAAAATCTACACTAACCTTATTCGCTAA
- a CDS encoding SDR family oxidoreductase, with translation MKTTGNTVFISGGSAGIGLAIAKKLDAAGNKIIINGRSEERLQNALKQLDNAVALQGDLSLETDRIRIAEQLKQDYPEVNVIINNAGAAFTYLLSETLNAHEKAAIEMNTNYLSVIHFTELLLPHLIQKTEAAVVNVSSIAVFGSHKLLPTYGATKAALHSYTVALRNTYEEEKNLQIYEVYPPLVNTEFSAEIGGANGIPPQEVADELFLALKNNQYDVPVGDTKQFFK, from the coding sequence ATGAAAACAACAGGAAATACAGTATTTATAAGCGGCGGAAGTGCTGGAATAGGATTAGCAATTGCAAAGAAGCTAGACGCTGCAGGAAATAAAATTATTATCAATGGCAGGAGCGAAGAACGTCTTCAAAATGCATTAAAACAATTAGATAACGCAGTTGCTTTACAAGGAGATTTGTCTTTAGAAACTGATAGAATACGAATTGCTGAGCAATTAAAACAGGATTATCCAGAGGTAAATGTTATTATTAATAATGCCGGAGCAGCTTTTACTTATCTTTTAAGTGAAACTTTAAATGCGCACGAAAAAGCAGCTATCGAAATGAATACAAATTACTTAAGTGTAATACATTTCACAGAGCTTTTACTTCCTCATCTAATTCAAAAAACAGAAGCTGCTGTTGTAAATGTATCGTCAATTGCTGTATTTGGCAGTCATAAATTATTACCAACTTACGGGGCAACCAAGGCGGCTCTGCATAGTTATACAGTTGCGCTCCGCAATACATATGAAGAAGAAAAAAACCTTCAGATATACGAAGTTTATCCGCCGCTTGTTAATACCGAATTTTCTGCAGAAATAGGTGGAGCAAATGGTATTCCGCCTCAAGAAGTAGCCGATGAATTGTTTTTGGCACTAAAAAATAATCAGTATGATGTCCCAGTAGGCGACACAAAGCAATTCTTTAAATAA
- a CDS encoding TetR/AcrR family transcriptional regulator, with protein sequence MLTKAEKTKQFILETAVPLYNQKGISGVNIDDVLEATKLTKGCLYGHFENKEDLSEQVIDLSLKMVSDKMRAAVYSSKTIKGKIHAFLDFYKNPIDTYISGGCPIFNAAVEADDNYPFIKEKVAKVFRNGQQELTALLQQGINNGEFSHKLDPAVFAFKLVASVEGGIVMCRVMQNAKPMQGLVKNLKSELEQYII encoded by the coding sequence ATGCTGACAAAGGCCGAAAAAACAAAACAATTTATCTTAGAAACTGCAGTACCTCTTTATAATCAAAAAGGTATTTCTGGAGTTAACATTGATGATGTTTTGGAGGCAACCAAGCTTACCAAAGGATGTTTATACGGTCATTTTGAAAATAAAGAAGATTTGTCGGAGCAGGTAATTGACTTATCTCTTAAAATGGTTTCTGATAAAATGAGAGCTGCAGTTTACAGCTCAAAAACCATAAAGGGCAAAATACATGCCTTTTTGGATTTTTATAAAAATCCTATTGATACTTATATTTCTGGCGGATGCCCGATATTTAATGCTGCTGTGGAGGCAGACGATAATTATCCTTTTATAAAAGAAAAAGTCGCAAAAGTATTTAGAAACGGCCAGCAGGAATTAACCGCTCTGCTTCAGCAGGGAATTAATAATGGTGAGTTTTCCCACAAACTTGATCCAGCAGTCTTTGCTTTCAAATTGGTGGCTTCAGTTGAAGGAGGAATAGTAATGTGCAGGGTGATGCAGAACGCGAAACCAATGCAGGGATTAGTGAAAAATCTTAAGTCTGAATTAGAACAATACATCATCTAA